A genomic region of Mus pahari chromosome 22, PAHARI_EIJ_v1.1, whole genome shotgun sequence contains the following coding sequences:
- the Tgs1 gene encoding trimethylguanosine synthase, with translation MCCEKWNHVAEMLLFIEDRDEDYKILCLCSRAFVEDRKLYNLGLKGYYVKSSCNNAGDQVTEEEEDGHSNGTAESHSPDESDLDSEAKLMRSMGLPIQFGRVSTHENFEVSMNARNKAKVKQKRRKHQKRYLDEMVQESWRNDYEEDDLVVSDDPSSVEHCENNRTCEIQSKADSEAENLPVENTLAPKLEVPENWEKYWNEYGEGLLWQGWQEKYPGQTLSSEPWNLPDTKEEWEQHYSQLYWYYLEQFQYWETQGWTFVASQNCDKDACTSHTEVDQNAESSLKSDVTTFSSSPNIVEDEICGSNDNDHSEIITAINNITLSAEKVEQNQLDSSEHCDKLLSEITGKECPASGGSDSRNGTPKENDISENRSPDQPARELQESSGTNTGKHRPHHNGADGNESEDDPPEHKPSKVKRSHELDADENPDSEVDDSGFLLGFKHGSGQKYGGIPNFSHRQVRYLEKNVKYKSKYLDMRKRMTVKNKHIVFTEDSGKPFVRKSKVRSKVEKFLKWVNERVDEETSQESLSQNKMQDTCTSSDSEEQDMSLENADNLVETRDPEPERCQTISSASELEAEKSEAGSLVAAVPENCSTEEIPNSPHAETEAEIKKKKKKKRKNKNKKINDLPPEIASVPELAKYWAQRYRLFSRFDDGIKLDKEGWFSVTPEKIAEHIAGRVSQSFRCDVVVDAFCGVGGNTIQFALTGKRVIAIDIDPVKIDLARNNAEVYGIADNIEFICGDFLLLAPCLKADVVFLSPPWGGPDYATAETFDIRTMMSPDGFEIFRLSQKITNNIVYFLPRNADIDQVASLAGLGGQVEIEQNFLNNKLKTITAYFGDLIRRPALVKTTCEAEG, from the exons ATGTGTTGCGAGAAGTGGAACCACGTGGCCGAAATGCTGCTCTTCATTGAAGACCGCGATGAGGACTACAAGATCCTTTGCCTCTGTTCCCGGGCATTTGTGGA GGATCGAAAATTGTACAACTTGGGATTAAAAGGCTACTATGTCAAAAGCAGTTGCAATAATGCag GAGACCAAgttacagaagaggaggaagatggtcATTCCAATGGCACTGCAGAATCACATAGCCCAGATGAGAGTGACCTTGATTCTGAGGCCAAGCTCATGAGAAGTATGGGATTACCAATTCAGTTTGGTAGAGTGTCTACACATGAGAATTTTGAG GTATCTATGAATGCAAGAAATAAAGCTAAAGTGAAGCAAAAAAGACGAAAACACCAAAAGCGGTATTTAGATGAAATGGTTCAGGAATCCTGGAGAAATGACTATGAAGAAGATGACCTTGTCGTGTCCGATGACCCATCTTCAGTTGAGCACTGTGAGAACAACAGAACATGTGAAATTCAAAGCAAAGCAGATTCTGAAGCAGAAAACCTTCCTGTTGAAAATACACTGGCACCAAAGCTAGAGGTCCCAGAGAACTGGGAAAAGTACTGGAATGAATATGGAGAAGGGCTGTTGTGGCAAGGCTGGCAGGAAAAGTATCCAGGCCAGACACTGTCTTCTGAACCTTGGAACCTTCCTGATACAAAGGAAGAATGGGAGCAACATTACAGTCAGCTTTATTGGTATTATTTGGAACAGTTTCAGTATTGGGAAACTCAGGGCTGGACTTTTGTTGCCTCACAAAACTGTGATAAAGATGCTTGCACATCTCACACAGAGGTAGACCAGAATGCTGAGAGCAGCCTGAAATCGGATGTAACGACTTTTTCATCTTCACCTAATATAGTTGAGGATGAAATCTGTGGCTCAAATGATAATGACCACAGTGAGATTATTACTGCGATTAACAACATAACTCTGAGTGCAGAGAAAGTAGAACAGAACCAGTTGGATTCCTCTGAACACTGTGACAAGCTGCTCAGTGAAATCACTGGGAAAGAGTGCCCTGCCTCTGGAGGAAGTGACTCCCGTAATGGAACACCCAAGGAAAATGACATATCTGAGAACAGAAGCCCAGACCAACCAGCTCGAG AGTTGCAGGAGTCTTCAGGAACAAATACAGGTAAACATAGGCCACACCATAATGGGGCTGATGGAAATGAGAGTGAAGATGACCCACCTGAGCATAAGCCCAGCAAAGTGAAGAGAAG ccATGAATTGGATGCTGATGAAAACCCAGATTCAGAAGTCGATGACAGTGGTTTCCTTCTAGGATTCAAGCATGGCTCAGGACAAAA ATATGGTGGAATTCCAAATTTCAGTCATCGACAGGTCAGGTATCTAGAGAAGAACgtgaaatacaaatcaaagtACCTGGATATGCGCAAGCGGATGACTGTGAAGAACAAGCACATCGTGTTCACAGAGGACTCGGGGAAACCCTTTGTCAGGAAGAGTAAAGTGCGGAGTAAG GTAGAAAAATTCCTAAAATGGGTTAATGAACGAGTAGATGAGGAGACATCACAGGAgtctctttctcaaaacaaaatgcaagACACTTGCACAAGCAGTGACTCAGAGGAACAAGACATGTCCTTGGAGAACGCTGACAACCTGGTGGAGACCAGAGATCCAGAACCTGAAAGATGTCAGACCATCTCTTCAGCCAGTgaacttgaagcagaaaagaGTGAAGCAGGCTCCTTAGTAGCAGCTGTTCCAGAGAACTGTTCAACTGAAGAAATACCAAACTCTCCCCATGCAGAAACAGAAG ctgaaataaagaagaaaaagaagaagaagaggaagaacaagaacaaaaagataaATGATCTCCCACCTGAAATAGCTTCTGTTCCAGAGCTGGCAAAATACTGGGCCCAGAGATACAGACTCTTCTCTCGCTTTGATGACGGGATCAAACTGGACAAAG AGGGCTGGTTTTCAGTCACTCCTGAGAAGATTGCCGAGCACATTGCTGGCCGTGTCAGTCAGTCCTTCAGATGTGACGTTGTAGTAGATGCTTTCTGTGGAGTTGGAGGAAATACCATTCAGTTTGCCTTAACTGGGAAAAGAG tgaTTGCCATTGATATCGACCCTGTTAAAATTGATCTTGCTCGGAATAATGCTGAAGTTTATGGGATAGCAGATAACATAGAGTTTATCTGTGGAGATTTCCTGCTCCTGGCTCCGTGTTTAaaagctgatgttgtgttcctaAGTCCACCTTGGGGAGGGCCCGATTATGCTACTGCAGAGACCTTCGACATTAGGACAATGATGTCTCCTGATGG CTTTGAAATTTTCAGGCTTTCCCAGAAGATCACtaataatattgtttattttcttccaagAAATGCTGATATTGACCAG